The Staphylococcus saprophyticus subsp. saprophyticus ATCC 15305 = NCTC 7292 genome contains the following window.
ATATATTGCAAAAAATCATGTTCCTTTAAATGAACTTCCTGATAATAGCATTGTGGGAACAAGTTCGTTACGCAGAGGTGCACAAATTCTTGCAAAATATCCTAAGTTACAAATTAAATGGATACGAGGAAATATTGATACTCGTTTAAATAAACTTGAAACAGAAGATTATGATGCAATCATTCTAGCTGCTGCCGGATTAAAACGTATGGGTTGGTCTGATGATATCGTCACGAGCTATTTAGACAAAGAAACATTAATTCCAGCAATAGGTCAAGGTGCATTAGGCATTGAATGTCGTTCAGATGATGAGACCCTTTTATCACTATTGAGCAAAGTTCATAATCAAGATGTTGCTGATTGTGTCACTGCTGAACGTACGTTCTTAACTCGAATGAATGGTAGTTGTCAGGTGCCAATCGGTGGCTATGCAACAAAAGAAGCTGATGGCACAATCGAATTTACAGGGTTAATCATGTCTCCAGATGGTAAAGAACGATATCAGCACACTGTACGCGGCACAGATCCTGTTGCATTAGGTGAAGAAGTGACTAAAGTATTAAATGAACAAGGCGCGTATGAAATAATTAAAGCACTAAACGAAGAACAATAATACTTCGAGGTGAAAATAAATGAGACCAGTTATAGTAATGACTCAAACGAGTGAATTTTATAAATCAGATGTATGTATACTACATAAACCTTTCATAAATGTAGAACCATTATCATTTAATCTGAATTTACTCGATGTTAATTATGACTGGCTTATTTTTTCGTCCAAAAAAGCTGTGGAATACTTCAAACCCTACTTATCTAAACTGAATTACAAAAAAATTGCTGTGATTGGTGAAAAAACTGCAGATTATTGTACTTCAATTGGATTGAAAGTATCATTTTGTCCTAAAGACTATTCGCAAGAAGGATTTCTGAAAGCATTTAAAACACATGAACAAAGCAATATTTTATTACCTTCTAGTGCAGCTGCTAGGTCCACGCTTGAAGAAGGATTGAAACAACAAAATTATAATGTTCAAAAGATTGATTTATATGAGCCTGTGCCACATACAAAGCATATTAAGCATGTTAAAATGTTGATTGAGCAAGGCAAAGTGGATGCAATTACATTCGCAAGTTCATCCGCAGTGCGTTATTTTTTTGAAGATAATCAAAACGTATCATTTAATAATTATTTTGTGATAGGGCAACAAACGCTAGATACATTGAATCATTATCAAAAACAAGGTATCGTTGCTGATATACAGACATTAGATGCTTTAGTTAATAAAATTTTAGAAAGTTGGGAAGAAAATGCAATTTGATAGACATAGACGTTTACGTAGTAGTAAATCAATGAGAAATTTAGTTAGAGAAACACATGTGAACAAAGAAGATTTAATTTATCCAATCTTTGTAGTAGAACGTGATAATGTTAAAGAAGAAATTAAATCATTGCCTGGCGTTTACCAATTAAGCTTAAATGTATTAGACGAAGAAATTAAAGAAGCATATGATTTAGGCATTAGAGGTGTTATGTTTTTCGGTGTTCCAAATGAAAAAGATGCTATAGGAACAGGTGCATATGATCATAATGGGATTGTTCAAGAAGCTACAAGAAAAGCAAAGGCTATGTATGATGACTTATTAGTTGTTGCAGATACATGCTTATGTGAATATACAGACCACGGTCATTGTGGTGTCATTAATGAACAAACGAAAGATGTAGATAACGATAAATCACTACCATTATTAGTGAAAACAGCTATATCACAAGTTGAAGCTGGTGCGGATATCATTGCACCTAGTAATATGATGGACGGCTTTGTTGCTGAAATCAGAGCAGGTCTAGATGACGCTGGATATTATAATGTCCCAATTATGAGTTACGGAATTAAATATGCATCAAGTTTCTTTGGTCCTTTCCGTGATGCTGCAGAATCAACACCACAGTTTGGAGATCGTAAGACTTATCAAATGGATCCAGCTAATCGTAGAGAAGCATTGAGAGAACTAGATAGTGATTTACGTGAGGGCGCAGATATGATGATTGTTAAACCAGCCCTTAGCTTCTTAGATATTATTAGAGATGTTAGAAATACTACGAACGTTCCAGTTGTTGCATATAATGTAAGTGGTGAGTACAGTATGACTAAAGCCGCATCATTGAATGGTTGGATAGACGAAAAAGCAGTTGTTATGGAACAAATGACTTCCATGAAACGTGCTGGTGCGGATATGATTATTACGTATTTTTCAAAAGATATTTGTCGTTATTTAGACGAACAATAGTGATTAGGAGGTTATGTGAATGCGTTACAGTAACTCAGAAAAAGCAATGGCTAAAGCCGAAGAATTAATGCCTGGTGGTGTAAACAGTCCAGTAAGAGCATTTAAATCTGTTGATACACCAGCCATATTTATGGATCATGGTGAAGGTTCAAGAATTTATGATATTGATGGTAATGAATACATCGATTATGTATTAAGTTGGGGTCCTTTAATTTTAGGACACAAAAATAAACAAGTCATTGAAAAGATACATGAAGCGGTGGACAAAGGAACAAGTTTTGGTGCTTCAACATTACAGGAGAATAAATTAGCTGAACTTGTTATCGAACGTGTACCATCTATAGAAAAAGTGCGTATGGTATCTTCAGGTACTGAGGCGACGTTAGATACATTACGCTTGGCTCGTGGTTATACAGGTAGAAATAAAATTGTGAAATTTGTAGGTTGTTACCATGGT
Protein-coding sequences here:
- the hemC gene encoding hydroxymethylbilane synthase — its product is MRKLVVGSRRSKLALTQSRQFIDKLKAIDPSLEIEIKEIVTKGDLIVDKQLSKVGGKGLFVKEIQNELFNHGIDMAIHSLKDVPSVIPDGLTLGCIPDRENPYDAYIAKNHVPLNELPDNSIVGTSSLRRGAQILAKYPKLQIKWIRGNIDTRLNKLETEDYDAIILAAAGLKRMGWSDDIVTSYLDKETLIPAIGQGALGIECRSDDETLLSLLSKVHNQDVADCVTAERTFLTRMNGSCQVPIGGYATKEADGTIEFTGLIMSPDGKERYQHTVRGTDPVALGEEVTKVLNEQGAYEIIKALNEEQ
- a CDS encoding uroporphyrinogen-III synthase, yielding MRPVIVMTQTSEFYKSDVCILHKPFINVEPLSFNLNLLDVNYDWLIFSSKKAVEYFKPYLSKLNYKKIAVIGEKTADYCTSIGLKVSFCPKDYSQEGFLKAFKTHEQSNILLPSSAAARSTLEEGLKQQNYNVQKIDLYEPVPHTKHIKHVKMLIEQGKVDAITFASSSAVRYFFEDNQNVSFNNYFVIGQQTLDTLNHYQKQGIVADIQTLDALVNKILESWEENAI
- the hemB gene encoding porphobilinogen synthase, with translation MQFDRHRRLRSSKSMRNLVRETHVNKEDLIYPIFVVERDNVKEEIKSLPGVYQLSLNVLDEEIKEAYDLGIRGVMFFGVPNEKDAIGTGAYDHNGIVQEATRKAKAMYDDLLVVADTCLCEYTDHGHCGVINEQTKDVDNDKSLPLLVKTAISQVEAGADIIAPSNMMDGFVAEIRAGLDDAGYYNVPIMSYGIKYASSFFGPFRDAAESTPQFGDRKTYQMDPANRREALRELDSDLREGADMMIVKPALSFLDIIRDVRNTTNVPVVAYNVSGEYSMTKAASLNGWIDEKAVVMEQMTSMKRAGADMIITYFSKDICRYLDEQ